Proteins encoded in a region of the Watersipora subatra chromosome 5, tzWatSuba1.1, whole genome shotgun sequence genome:
- the LOC137396406 gene encoding mothers against decapentaplegic homolog 7-like, translated as MHLDCLGVDCMLRPRKKHLIRELWRESANSHEGTERSSTIGSVEALDIKMKSTLNSILKLLDIDELELLLEAIKSKGRSRSECIHLRHSPTSGSLEDISKQPIAYGRHSSETLISKKSHTDFSYTVCKVWRWKDLASGELLIPLPCCQVPESSSGIDEQVSRSCINPYHWCKVIDVISGLRLSKHQVGLEEDLLPCKVDLDNNTDFTYNDSSNVEWKQDNWCQIAYWELSNRIGQLFPVTPSSIDIFQDIAQGCGVSLAALHKIHAAKSPSIASLRSKIGAGITLSNEGNIVRLYNRSQRDVFVTSYCLNMDKRPGETWRVCKVTSGHALVIYDYTVTRSCHDLSYLLSDGPTDPHSIHLSFMKGWSGSYSRQSILSCECWLEILINKHWFENS; from the exons ATGCATCTTGACTGTTTAGGGGTGGATTGCATGTTACGGCCAAGAAAAAAGCACCTTATCAGGGAACTATGGAGAGAAAGCGCGAACTCACATGAAGGTACCGAGCGATCATCGACTATCGGCTCGGTCGAGGCTTTGGATATCAAAATGAAATCGACTTTGAACTCGATTTTAAAATTACTAGACATTGACGAATTGGAATTATTGTTAGAAGCTATCAAATCGAAAGGCAGGTCTCGCAGTGAATGCATTCATTTGAGACATTCGCCGACGAGTGGTTCCCTGGAGGATATTTCCAAACAACCCATTGCCTACGGGCGACATTCGTCAGAAACCCTGATTTCCAAGAAATCCCATACAGACTTTAGCTATACAGTGTGTAAGGTTTGGCGGTGGAAGGATTTAGCTTCCGGTGAGCTGCTTATACCCTTGCCTTGCTGTCAGGTACCCGAAAGCTCTAGTGGCATCGATGAACAAGTCTCTAGAAGTTGTATCAATCCTTATCACTGGTGCAAAGTGATCGATGTCATATCAG GTTTGAGATTGAGCAAGCACCAAGTAGGACTCGAGGAAGACCTTCTGCCCTGCAAAGTGGATTTAGACAACAATACCGATTTTACATACAATG ATTCAAGCAATGTAGAGTGGAAGCAAGACAACTGGTGCCAGATCGCGTATTGGGAGTTATCTAACCGCATAGGGCAACTGTTTCCTGTTACGCCAAGCTCTATAGACATTTTCCAAGACATAGCGCAGGGATGTGGAGTTTCACTCGCGGCTCTCCACAAAATACATGCAGCTAAATCCCCTTCCATCGCCTCACTAAGATCCAAAATCGGCGCTGGCATCACCCTGAGCAATGAAGGAAACATCGTTCGTCTTTATAATCGTTCCCAGCGCGATGTCTTTGTAACGTCGTACTGCCTCAACATGGACAAGCGACCTGGAGAGACTTGGCGAGTGTGCAAGGTGACTTCCGGACATGCCCTAGTCATTTACGATTATACCGTAACTAGGTCATGCCATGACCTTTCTTACTTACTTAGTGATGGTCCGACAGATCCGCATAGCATCCACCTGAGCTTCATGAAAGGCTGGAGCGGCTCGTACTCTCGACAGTCAATACTCAGCTGCGAATGCTGGCTCGAAATTCTCATTAACAAACATTGGTTCGAAAATAGCTAG